The genomic window AATGGATTCGGATAATTTTGGTTCAATGAAAACTCGATAGGTATATCGCTTAGCATTATCTCATCCGCCTTCGCTAAAGCTGTAAAATCTGTTTCATTCAAAAGTACTCGCGTAAACTCGAATGAAGATTTCAGACTGCCTTTAATATCTTTATTGATGTCGAATGTCAATAATAAAACATTTCCATCTGCTTTAATGTATTCAGAGCCTGCAATAGCGACATTGATTTCACCCGCCGAAGACTTCTGATTCAATGTCATTCCGGAAAGTAATGAAGTTGTCTCAGTGTTTTTAAGTGTAAACAATTGAGTATCAAATTGAAGCGATAAATCGATACTCGCCAGATTTGTTACATTACTAAATTGGATTGGAAGAGTCATACTTGTACCACCGTTAAGAATCGCGCTGCCAAGTTTGATTTCGGATACCGTAAGTTTCGGCAAAATTACAGGTAGTTTCTTTCCAAGGTTTTCTACCGGGAATGATGTAATTTTTCCGACTACATATTGTAAAATTAATGAAGCATCAAAAGAAGTAATTCCCATCTCGCCACTTACATCCGCAGCCTGCTTTTGGATGGCGTTTAACGGGAACGCTACTGAATCGACAACGAATTTCAAAACTAAAGAGGCGTCGTAAGCTTGTATTACTCCATTCAAACTGACATCACCGGCTTTGGGCTTTAATGAACCTATCGTTCGATATGGCATAAAGTTTACGCTATCAGTTACACCATTACCAACACCACCGGGATTTGATGCATGAGCTGGACCTGAATTATCTCCCCACCAATTGTTCCTCGCATCAATATTGAAAACCTTATTTTGATTGAAGATACCCATTTCGGTGGATTGGTATATATCGCAATAATTGATAACAGGATTTGAAGAGCCGACTGCATAAAGAGCATTCCTGTTTTGCATAAAAGCGCTTCGTGTTATAATTGGACTTGCATTGTTTGTATATATCGCTCCTCGACCAAGCGCTGAATGCCCTCCGAATCGGAATACACCGTTTCTGATTCTGCATAACGGGTCGTTCGATTCGTCTTCAAACCGAACACTCCCCCAATATTCAACCCATGGGCTTGTGCGATTACTATCTGCGTTCGTATCGCCGCCATAAAAATCATCCAATAATGAAGTAAATACTATAGTGCTATCCGAGGTTGAGCCACCTTCAGCGATCAATCCTTTCCGAACAACCATACTTCCGTTTTGAACAAATTTCAAAATCACACCCGGCTCGATCGTCAATACTGCACCTGAACCGACTGTATAAGATCCAAAAATATACGGGATGTTTTTTACTCCGCCGAATGTTCGTATCGGTAATGTAAGATTTTGAGATAATGTTTCGTCAATTATCCTCACTCCTCGCCAGGTAGAACCCGATATGCTGTTGCCGATTGTAGAACTCGGATAAGATACTAACGATGATATCAATGGTGAATATGTAAGATTGTGAAATACGCAGCTATCGACAACAGGTTGAGATACCCCACTCATATAAATTCCCCCATTATTTTTATCGAAGTGGACGTTCGATAATATAGGAGATGCCTGATTAATATTTATTCCGTAATCGGCATAACGCACGATGGTGTTGCGTAATGAACAGTTAGCATCAATGCTTGCGTCTGCAAAAACTATTCGCGATAATCCCTCAATTACGGGAGTTTGAAAGCCGTTCCCTTCAGTATCGAGCGGGTTACCATAACTATCGTCAGCTACGCTCGTGAAAACTACCGGTTGCCCCGAAGTTCCATTTACAACAAGTCCACCATTAACCTGCATAACTCCACCTTTGAATACAACGCCCTCCGGAATCGTAATGGTTACACCGGTATTAATTGTTAGTCCTTGGTATATCATATAGCTGATGTTTGTGTAACCGGAAAGATTCCGCTTGACTACAGATGCGTTTGTGTTAAAAGTTTCCGGTAACAAACCAATAGCCATATAGCCCACATTCAAAGCAGTTACATTTGTAAAAGTCGGATTCGCAAACAAGCTCATGAATACCGGCGTGTGGCTTACGTTGTTAATTAATGTATTTGTTATGACCGGTTGGGCGCCGCCATAAATTCCAAGTCCGGAAGTATTTGAATGTTCAATATCGCAGCTATCAATCTTAGCCCGGCAGTTGGAAACAATTACATTTCCCCAATTTCCATATCCTCCGTACCCACTACCACCGTAACGTATTTCGCACAGTTTGAGAGAGTTCAATGAGTCAATAATTGAGTTATAAAATAATACACCCAACCAATGTCCGCGACCCGGAAAGCTGTTGCTGCCGTCATTATTTGTATCGCCGCCTTTTGAATCATCTCTAATAGCAGTGAAAACAATTTTTTCGGTTGGAGTTCCGTTGGCAACCAGTGCGCCATATACATAAAGCCCATAACTCCAGTCAATAAATTTCATAACTACACCCGGCTCAAGCGTTAGTACTGCATTCGGTTGT from Bacteroidota bacterium includes these protein-coding regions:
- a CDS encoding right-handed parallel beta-helix repeat-containing protein — encoded protein: MRISSSNIIKFNENVHLMVDGTLIADAGVGQNIFFTAYTDDTIGGDTNGDGNATNPVTRYWGSIQFRNSSIDTACIIRRANISYGGGNYWEENGGVNIDNASPIIDNCTFSNNFYGIMVTGISSPVIANNTINSSQRLPLVMSLTSNPVFNNNTFSFTGAIYNNAIGLFGGVIPAGAFIPVRSVTGISNLTYVLLQDVVVPPGRTLTIQKGVVLKGITHGNRLAVQGKLVANGSADSLIAITSIKDDTFGGDTNRDGTATTPVRTDWGGIIFEATSDTNSILNHCRLRFGQSHVGEGLITTVNASPTISNCIITDNVYGIYASQLSNPKILNTTITNSLYTPIAMSVCANPTLSGLTFINPAWTAIGIIGENLAINGTIKRRNVAGFNNITYLLLGHLTINTGVYVTVEPGVVVKMNDGVQVLVNGGFQAKGNIADGQIVFTGFRDDNVGNPFDTNNDGPATSPSRGNWGMIKFQASSDDAFCLLDSCQVKFADAYGWGAVSFTDANGKLLNSTITNSNHYGVRFDETSTTLVDNVSISDCRLDPFAMSLKSDPTLTNITFAGNGSQGIRILEGDLHTNALLKKRDVAGINNIAYIVHWLTIQPNAVLTLEPGVVMKFIDWSYGLYVYGALVANGTPTEKIVFTAIRDDSKGGDTNNDGSNSFPGRGHWLGVLFYNSIIDSLNSLKLCEIRYGGSGYGGYGNWGNVIVSNCRAKIDSCDIEHSNTSGLGIYGGAQPVITNTLINNVSHTPVFMSLFANPTFTNVTALNVGYMAIGLLPETFNTNASVVKRNLSGYTNISYMIYQGLTINTGVTITIPEGVVFKGGVMQVNGGLVVNGTSGQPVVFTSVADDSYGNPLDTEGNGFQTPVIEGLSRIVFADASIDANCSLRNTIVRYADYGININQASPILSNVHFDKNNGGIYMSGVSQPVVDSCVFHNLTYSPLISSLVSYPSSTIGNSISGSTWRGVRIIDETLSQNLTLPIRTFGGVKNIPYIFGSYTVGSGAVLTIEPGVILKFVQNGSMVVRKGLIAEGGSTSDSTIVFTSLLDDFYGGDTNADSNRTSPWVEYWGSVRFEDESNDPLCRIRNGVFRFGGHSALGRGAIYTNNASPIITRSAFMQNRNALYAVGSSNPVINYCDIYQSTEMGIFNQNKVFNIDARNNWWGDNSGPAHASNPGGVGNGVTDSVNFMPYRTIGSLKPKAGDVSLNGVIQAYDASLVLKFVVDSVAFPLNAIQKQAADVSGEMGITSFDASLILQYVVGKITSFPVENLGKKLPVILPKLTVSEIKLGSAILNGGTSMTLPIQFSNVTNLASIDLSLQFDTQLFTLKNTETTSLLSGMTLNQKSSAGEINVAIAGSEYIKADGNVLLLTFDINKDIKGSLKSSFEFTRVLLNETDFTALAKADEIMLSDIPIEFSLNQNYPNPFNPSTTIRYQIPGDGQVNITVYDVVGKLVTTLVDEQKDAGSYSVVWNGRNDAGVEVGNGMFFYKITVKGKTNFTDVKKMLLTK